One window from the genome of Nicotiana tomentosiformis chromosome 5, ASM39032v3, whole genome shotgun sequence encodes:
- the LOC104091938 gene encoding PLAT domain-containing protein 3-like, whose translation MGVAQVNQFWLHLVILFSISVSSIYGTELNCVYTAYVRTGTFWGSGTDSKITLSLYDANGHGLRINNLQAWGGLMGPGYNYFEMDQLDMFTGRGPCLTAPICKMNLTSDGSGDHHGWYCNYVEVTSTAEHKRCSQQLFTVEAWLSAGQYPDGLTAIRNNCKRISNEQQPIHDSDQSYKVVDVI comes from the exons ATGGGAGTAGCACAAGTTAACCAATTCTGGTTGCATCTCGTCATCCTCTTCTCCATCTCCGTTTCTTCTATTTATGGCACT GAACTGAATTGTGTATACACAGCTTATGTTCGGACTGGGACATTCTGGGGGTCTGGAACTGACTCAAAAATTACCTTGTCTCTTTATGATGCCAATGGCCATGGGCTTAGAATCAACAACCTACAGGCTTGGGGTGGGCTTATGGGGCCAGGTTACAACTACTTTGAAATGGACCAATTGGATATGTTTACGGGCCGTGGTCCGTGTTTGACTGCGCCAATCTGTAAAATGAACTTGACTTCTGATGGATCAGGTGATCACCACGGATGGTACTGTAACTACGTGGAAGTTACGTCTACAGCAGAACACAAACGATGCAGCCAACAACTGTTCACCGTGGAGGCGTGGCTCAGTGCCGGTCAGTACCCAGATGGGTTGACCGCCATTAGGAACAACTGTAAGCGTATTTCCAACGAACAACAACCAATTCATGATTCTGATCAATCTTATAAAGTAGTTGATGTAATTTAA
- the LOC104117243 gene encoding PLAT domain-containing protein 3-like: MGVAYQVNQFWFPLIILLLSITISSISGAEPNCVYTAYIRTGPFMEDATDSKISLTLYDASGYGIRIKNLVAWGGLMGSGYNYFETDRSDMFSGHGPCLTGPICKMVLTSDGTGRHSAWYCNYVEVTSTGDHKQCSQQLFNVDQWLSTDRSPYQLTATRNNCRRMSGDQQPIVVDVI, from the exons ATGGGAGTAGCTTATCAAGTTAACCAATTCTGGTTCCCTCTCATTATCCTCCTCCTCTCCATTACCATTTCTTCTATTTCTGGAGCT GAACCAAATTGTGTGTACACAGCTTACATTCGGACTGGGCCATTCATGGAGGATGCAACTGACTCAAAAATAAGCTTGACTCTCTACGATGCGAGTGGCTATGGAATTAGAATCAAGAACCTAGTGGCTTGGGGTGGGCTTATGGGCTCAGGGTATAACTACTTTGAAACTGACCGCTCAGATATGTTCAGTGGCCATGGACCATGTTTGACTGGGCCGATCTGCAAAATGGTCTTGACTTCTGATGGTACAGGCCGACACTCCGCATGGTACTGCAACTACGTGGAAGTCACCTCAACAGGAGACCACAAACAATGCAGTCAACAGCTCTTCAACGTGGATCAGTGGCTTAGCACCGATCGTTCGCCGTATCAGTTGACGGCCACAAGAAACAATTGTAGGCGTATGTCAGGTGACCAACAACCCATTGTTGTTGATGTAATTTAA